From Syntrophorhabdales bacterium:
AACGGAAAACAATGGCCGGGGCGAAGACCAGGCTCGACGAGACAACTGAATTGCTGACGAAGCTCACGGCAATGGCCGACAACGATGTCCAGGAAATCGCTGTCGGCCGTCTGACCAGGCTCCTCGTCAAACTGGCGACGAAAGTTGCAGCGTCGAAGGCTCGCAAACGCGTCGTGAAGAAACCGCCCGTCTCTTAGGGATTCCAGTCGCCAAAACAAGAGACCAGCCCGCGAAGGCGAAAGCCTTCAATCGATAATGCCGGAGAGGCGTCATTAACAAGAAATTGATCGGCCTGTTCGGCTACACGAAGGACAGGTGCAACAAATGTCTATCCACGTAATTCCAATCCATAGACTCAGCCATGAAGCCTTGCAAGGCGTTATTCAGGAATTTGTCTCAAGACAGGGCACTGATTATGGTGAAATAGAGGTTTCGCCTGAAACAAAGTTCAGACAGGTAAGGCACAGACTGGAAACAGGATTGGCAGTTCTTATCTTTGATGACCAGACGGAAACGACCAATATGTTCCTAGCTGATAACCCTGTCTTGAGAGGGATTAAGGCGTTAACCGAGTGATCGGGGAACAATACTCATCCCGGATCTTGCCGACATCCATGTCACGCAGAGAGCATTCAAATGAGCAGCACCTGGTATTTGCCTCTCTCATTTAGTCCTTCCCGCAATCGTGAAAGCTGATTTGCACGCGAGCTTGCGCATTGATCCCGTAATGCACACCGGCACCCCTGGCGAGAGCAGTGGTGTCGCTCCAATTTATTGACTCCCTCCTTGCCTAAGACAGGAAAGGTCTCGTATATTATATTACTGC
This genomic window contains:
- a CDS encoding YheU family protein, with the protein product MSIHVIPIHRLSHEALQGVIQEFVSRQGTDYGEIEVSPETKFRQVRHRLETGLAVLIFDDQTETTNMFLADNPVLRGIKALTE